One Cohnella candidum genomic region harbors:
- a CDS encoding ABC transporter permease, whose translation MAGRSPSQNQVKLLLLLPFFLWLFAFLLLPAIMMLISSFHNEGGQGFTLGQYVKGLTHPLYTTAIKNSVMLSLVSALVGIVVAAFAAYSFTTFPPKSRDRMLSVSNMMTNFAGVPLAFGFIVLFGTNGMLTLLFKQLGLSFLVFDLYSWKGLAWVYIYFQIPVGILLIYPSLYALKQEWRESASLLGAGTVQYWLRIGVPVLLPGLVGTFSVLFANAMGAYATAYALVTSNFNLLPIQIGGLVSGDVFPRVELGSALAIILFLILALALFINEKMLRLARRGLNDGR comes from the coding sequence ATGGCAGGAAGAAGTCCAAGTCAAAATCAAGTAAAGCTTCTGCTGCTGCTCCCGTTCTTTCTTTGGCTGTTCGCATTCCTGCTCTTACCGGCCATCATGATGCTCATCTCCAGCTTCCATAACGAAGGCGGCCAAGGGTTCACCCTTGGCCAGTACGTCAAGGGGCTCACGCACCCTCTGTATACGACCGCGATCAAGAACAGCGTGATGCTCTCGCTCGTCTCGGCGCTCGTCGGGATCGTCGTCGCGGCCTTCGCCGCCTATTCGTTCACGACTTTCCCGCCGAAATCGCGGGACCGCATGCTCAGCGTCTCGAACATGATGACGAATTTCGCCGGAGTGCCTTTGGCCTTCGGCTTTATCGTCCTTTTCGGCACGAACGGCATGCTCACGCTGCTTTTCAAGCAGCTGGGCCTGTCCTTTCTCGTATTCGACCTCTACTCTTGGAAGGGCTTGGCGTGGGTCTACATTTATTTTCAAATCCCCGTCGGCATCCTGCTCATCTATCCGTCGCTGTACGCTTTGAAGCAGGAGTGGCGGGAATCCGCGTCCCTGCTCGGCGCCGGCACCGTGCAATATTGGCTGCGAATCGGCGTGCCGGTGCTGCTGCCGGGATTGGTCGGCACGTTCAGCGTGCTGTTCGCCAACGCCATGGGCGCCTATGCGACGGCATATGCGCTGGTTACGTCGAACTTCAACCTGCTTCCGATCCAAATCGGCGGACTCGTGTCGGGAGACGTGTTCCCTCGGGTGGAGCTGGGCAGCGCGCTCGCCATTATTTTGTTCCTGATCCTGGCGCTGGCCTTGTTCATCAACGAGAAAATGCTGCGCCTGGCAAGGAGGGGATTGAACGATGGCCGCTAA